From a single Flavobacterium sp. genomic region:
- the nusG gene encoding transcription termination/antitermination protein NusG, translated as MSDNNVNKWYVVRAVSGQENKVKAYIETETARLGMADYISQVLVPTEKVVTVRDGKKIAKDKVYFPGYIMIEANLTGEIPHIIKSIPGVIGFLGETKGGDAVPLRQSEVNRMLGKVDELSVKVDNVAIPYTIGETVKVVDGPFNGFNGTIEKVNEEKRKLEVMVKIFGRKTPLELSFMQVEKV; from the coding sequence ATGTCTGATAATAATGTTAATAAATGGTATGTAGTAAGGGCTGTAAGTGGTCAGGAAAACAAAGTTAAGGCTTATATTGAAACTGAAACGGCTAGATTAGGTATGGCTGATTATATTTCTCAAGTGCTTGTTCCAACTGAAAAAGTTGTTACTGTGCGTGACGGAAAAAAAATAGCAAAGGATAAAGTATACTTTCCTGGCTATATTATGATTGAAGCTAACTTAACAGGTGAAATACCACATATTATCAAGTCTATCCCTGGTGTTATTGGTTTTTTAGGTGAAACTAAAGGTGGTGATGCTGTGCCATTACGACAATCTGAAGTCAACAGAATGTTAGGTAAAGTAGATGAATTATCAGTTAAAGTTGATAATGTTGCTATACCATATACCATTGGCGAAACTGTAAAAGTTGTTGATGGTCCATTCAATGGTTTCAATGGAACTATTGAAAAAGTAAATGAAGAAAAGCGTAAACTTGAAGTAATGGTTAAGATTTTCGGAAGAAAAACACCTTTAGAATTGAGTTTTATGCAAGTTGAAAAAGTATAA
- the secE gene encoding preprotein translocase subunit SecE, with amino-acid sequence MTKVVNYISEAFHELKTNVTWPIWADVQRLTIIVAVFSIVFALLTWGVDELFVKALEGFFNILK; translated from the coding sequence ATGACAAAAGTAGTTAATTACATATCTGAAGCTTTTCATGAATTGAAAACTAATGTTACTTGGCCAATTTGGGCTGATGTTCAACGTTTAACAATTATTGTAGCCGTATTTTCAATTGTTTTCGCCTTATTAACATGGGGTGTTGATGAATTGTTTGTAAAAGCACTTGAAGGTTTTTTTAACATTTTAAAATAA
- the tuf gene encoding elongation factor Tu → MAKETFDRSKPHLNIGTIGHVDHGKTTLTAAITKVLADAGLSEAKSFDQIDNAPEEKERGITINTSHVEYSTANRHYAHVDCPGHADYVKNMVTGAAQMDGAILVVAATDGPMPQTREHILLGRQVGVPRMVVFMNKVDMVDDAELLELVEMEIRDLLSFYQYDGDNGPVIQGSALGGLNGDPKWVATIMELMEAVDNWIELPVRDVEKPFLMPVEDVFTITGRGTVATGRIETGVANTGDPVEIIGMGADKLTSTITGVEMFRKILDRGEAGDNVGLLLRGIAKEDIKRGMVIVKPGSVKPHAHFKAEVYILKKEEGGRHTPFHNNYRPQFYVRTTDVTGTISLPAGVEMVMPGDNLTIDVTLLSPIALSVGLRFAIREGGRTVGAGQVTEILD, encoded by the coding sequence ATGGCAAAAGAAACCTTTGATCGTTCGAAGCCCCATTTAAATATTGGAACTATCGGACACGTTGACCACGGTAAAACTACGTTAACAGCTGCAATTACTAAAGTATTAGCTGATGCTGGTTTATCAGAAGCAAAATCATTTGATCAAATTGATAATGCTCCAGAAGAAAAAGAAAGAGGTATTACTATTAATACATCTCACGTAGAATATTCTACAGCTAACCGTCACTACGCTCACGTTGACTGTCCAGGTCACGCGGATTACGTTAAGAACATGGTTACAGGTGCTGCTCAAATGGACGGTGCTATCTTAGTAGTTGCTGCTACAGATGGTCCTATGCCACAAACAAGAGAGCATATCCTTTTAGGTCGTCAAGTAGGTGTGCCTAGAATGGTTGTATTCATGAATAAAGTGGATATGGTTGATGATGCTGAATTATTAGAATTAGTAGAAATGGAAATTAGAGATTTATTATCTTTCTATCAATATGATGGAGATAATGGTCCAGTTATCCAAGGTTCTGCTTTAGGTGGATTGAATGGTGATCCAAAATGGGTTGCTACTATCATGGAATTAATGGAAGCTGTTGACAACTGGATTGAATTACCAGTTCGTGACGTTGAAAAGCCTTTCTTAATGCCAGTTGAAGACGTATTTACAATTACTGGTCGTGGAACTGTTGCTACAGGTCGTATCGAAACAGGAGTTGCTAATACAGGAGATCCAGTTGAAATCATCGGTATGGGTGCTGATAAATTAACTTCTACAATTACAGGAGTTGAGATGTTCCGTAAAATCCTTGATAGAGGTGAAGCTGGTGATAACGTAGGTTTATTATTAAGAGGTATCGCTAAAGAAGATATCAAAAGAGGAATGGTTATCGTTAAACCAGGATCTGTTAAACCACACGCTCACTTCAAAGCTGAGGTGTATATCTTGAAAAAAGAAGAAGGTGGACGTCACACTCCATTCCACAATAACTACCGTCCTCAGTTCTATGTACGTACAACTGACGTAACGGGTACTATTTCTTTACCGGCTGGTGTAGAGATGGTTATGCCTGGTGATAACTTAACTATTGATGTTACTTTGTTAAGTCCTATCGCTTTATCAGTAGGTTTACGTTTCGCTATCCGTGAGGGTGGTAGAACAGTAGGTGCTGGTCAGGTTACTGAAATTTTAGACTAA
- the hpf gene encoding ribosome hibernation-promoting factor, HPF/YfiA family: MKVNVQAVNFNVDKKLLDFIQERMNKLEKYYDKIVSSDIFLRLENTSDKENKTVEIKINVPGDEFVVKKTAKSFEEGVDLSVDSLERVILKRKEKLKANS, from the coding sequence ATGAAAGTTAATGTGCAAGCAGTAAATTTTAATGTAGACAAGAAGTTACTAGATTTCATTCAAGAACGAATGAATAAATTGGAAAAATATTATGATAAAATAGTTTCGTCTGATATTTTTTTAAGACTTGAAAACACGAGTGATAAAGAAAATAAAACAGTAGAGATTAAAATTAATGTTCCTGGTGACGAATTTGTAGTAAAAAAAACAGCTAAAAGTTTTGAAGAAGGGGTAGATTTGTCTGTTGATTCTTTGGAGCGTGTAATTTTAAAACGAAAAGAAAAATTAAAAGCAAATTCATAA
- a CDS encoding tyrosine-type recombinase/integrase, which produces MSTNLQAYQDYLIKEKNYSSLTVRAYLDDIKSFQEYLLGQSVSLEEVIYPHVRNWIVVLVEQNISTTSVNRKISALKSYYKFLLKVKQISINPLLKHKSLKTAKKVQIPFSEKELQDVFSNNEYLPDFEGIRNQFVIELFYTTGIRRAELINLKMNSINEIQKTIRVIGKRNKERIIPMLDCTITLFKLYKVQRNHLEVINNGDVLILSKNGNKVSESFVYRLINDYFSTVSKKEKKSPHVLRHSFATHLLNNGADLNSVKELLGHVSLSSTQIYTHSSLAELKKVYQEAHPRNKK; this is translated from the coding sequence ATGTCTACAAATCTACAAGCATATCAGGATTATTTGATTAAAGAGAAAAACTATTCTTCTTTAACGGTTCGCGCTTATTTAGATGATATCAAATCTTTTCAAGAATATCTTCTAGGTCAATCTGTAAGTCTCGAAGAAGTTATTTATCCACATGTTAGAAATTGGATTGTAGTTCTTGTGGAACAAAACATTTCGACTACTTCGGTTAATCGTAAAATATCGGCTTTAAAATCGTATTACAAATTTTTGTTGAAGGTGAAGCAGATTTCGATTAATCCATTATTGAAACATAAATCACTAAAAACAGCAAAGAAAGTTCAAATTCCTTTTTCTGAGAAAGAATTACAAGATGTTTTTTCTAATAATGAATATTTGCCTGATTTTGAAGGGATTCGGAATCAGTTTGTAATAGAGCTTTTTTATACAACTGGAATAAGAAGAGCGGAGTTGATCAATTTAAAGATGAACAGCATCAATGAAATTCAAAAAACAATCAGAGTAATCGGGAAGAGAAATAAAGAACGGATTATTCCAATGCTAGATTGTACAATCACTCTTTTTAAATTGTATAAGGTCCAACGGAATCATTTAGAGGTAATTAACAATGGCGACGTGTTAATTTTGTCAAAAAACGGAAATAAAGTAAGCGAATCGTTTGTTTATCGGTTAATAAATGATTACTTTAGTACTGTCTCGAAAAAAGAAAAGAAGAGTCCACACGTTCTTAGGCATTCCTTTGCAACGCACTTGTTGAATAATGGAGCCGATTTAAATTCCGTAAAAGAGTTGTTGGGTCATGTTAGTTTGTCGTCTACTCAAATTTATACACACAGCAGTTTAGCTGAGCTAAAAAAAGTATATCAAGAAGCGCATCCTAGAAATAAAAAATAA
- the rpsU gene encoding 30S ribosomal protein S21: protein MLIIPIKDGENIDRALKRYKRKFDKTGTVRQLRARQAFIKPSVVNRAKIQKASYIQGLRDSLES from the coding sequence ATGTTAATTATACCAATTAAAGACGGAGAAAATATCGATAGAGCATTAAAGCGCTATAAAAGAAAATTTGATAAAACAGGAACTGTTCGTCAGTTACGTGCTCGTCAAGCTTTTATTAAACCATCTGTTGTAAACAGAGCTAAGATCCAAAAAGCATCTTACATTCAAGGATTGAGAGACTCATTAGAGAGTTAA
- a CDS encoding acyl-CoA dehydrogenase family protein produces the protein MNSIYFTEEHELFRKSFRDFLHKEVVPHIEKWEKTGTIERFIWKKFGDMGFFGLNYPEAYGGMNLDLFYTVVFLEELQKVKSSGFAAAMWAHAYLAMTHLNAEGDERIKQEYLAPSILGDKIGALCITEPFGGSDVAGMRTNAVKKGDKYIINGSKTFITNGVYADYYVVAAKTNPELGNKGISIFLVDAKTNGISATKLDKLGWRASDTAELAFDNVEIPLENLMGEEGKGFPYIMQHFALERLIMAINAHARAEYAIEYTIEYMSQREAFGSKINKFQALRHTMVEHATEVEHCKIFNYAAVARLNKGEYVVKEATMAKLKSTKVSDLAIYDCLQMLGGYGYMEEYPLARLLRDSRLGPIGGGTSEILKEILSKMIIDNQNYKPAVK, from the coding sequence ATGAATTCAATTTATTTCACAGAAGAACACGAATTATTTAGAAAGAGTTTTAGAGATTTTTTACATAAAGAAGTGGTTCCTCATATTGAAAAATGGGAAAAAACAGGAACAATTGAACGTTTCATTTGGAAAAAATTTGGAGACATGGGCTTTTTTGGATTAAATTATCCTGAAGCTTATGGTGGAATGAATTTGGATTTGTTTTATACGGTTGTTTTTTTGGAAGAACTTCAAAAAGTCAAATCATCAGGTTTTGCGGCGGCTATGTGGGCTCATGCTTATTTAGCAATGACACATTTAAATGCTGAAGGTGATGAAAGAATTAAACAAGAATACTTGGCTCCAAGTATTTTAGGGGATAAAATTGGAGCATTGTGTATTACTGAGCCTTTTGGAGGGAGCGATGTAGCAGGTATGCGTACAAATGCAGTAAAAAAAGGAGACAAATACATTATCAATGGTTCTAAAACATTTATTACAAACGGAGTTTACGCGGATTACTACGTAGTTGCTGCAAAAACAAATCCTGAGTTAGGAAATAAAGGAATAAGTATATTTTTAGTTGATGCTAAAACAAATGGAATATCTGCAACTAAATTGGATAAATTAGGTTGGAGAGCTTCTGATACAGCTGAACTTGCATTTGATAATGTTGAAATTCCATTAGAAAACTTAATGGGAGAAGAAGGCAAAGGATTTCCTTATATCATGCAGCATTTTGCATTAGAACGTTTAATCATGGCAATCAATGCACATGCAAGAGCTGAATATGCAATTGAGTATACAATAGAATATATGTCTCAACGCGAAGCTTTTGGAAGCAAAATTAACAAATTTCAAGCTTTAAGACATACTATGGTAGAGCATGCTACCGAAGTAGAGCATTGTAAAATATTCAATTATGCTGCAGTAGCAAGATTGAATAAAGGTGAATATGTGGTTAAAGAAGCAACTATGGCTAAATTAAAGTCAACTAAGGTGTCCGATTTAGCAATTTACGATTGTTTACAAATGTTAGGTGGTTACGGTTACATGGAAGAATACCCATTAGCACGTTTATTAAGAGATAGTCGATTAGGGCCAATTGGTGGAGGAACTTCTGAGATTTTGAAAGAGATTTTATCAAAGATGATAATTGACAATCAGAATTATAAGCCAGCGGTAAAATAA
- a CDS encoding helix-hairpin-helix domain-containing protein, producing the protein MNKIKSYFLFSREHRSGIFLLFGIIVFVQLSYFFLKNQLVSNENHTEDKAWLLVQNEIDSLKHIQATKKDTIYPFNPNYITDYKGYKLGMSIQEIDRLHAYRKKGKFVNSAKEFQEITQVSNAFLSKVSPYFKFPDWVKNKGAATSEKFSKYLAKEKEKIVQKDINFASREDLIAVYGIGEKLADKILLEKEKLGGFVSMEQFQFIWGISPEAIADLEKRFAVKNSIGIKKIAINDLSQKELAKFPYFNYSIAKEIIIYRTMNNGIKNVDDLTKIKGMPNEKIKIIALYLNF; encoded by the coding sequence ATGAATAAGATTAAATCCTACTTCCTGTTTTCAAGAGAACACAGAAGTGGGATTTTTTTGTTGTTTGGTATTATAGTTTTTGTACAACTGAGTTATTTCTTTCTCAAAAATCAGTTAGTATCCAATGAAAATCATACTGAAGACAAAGCTTGGTTGTTAGTTCAAAATGAAATTGATAGTCTAAAGCATATTCAAGCAACAAAAAAGGATACGATTTATCCATTCAATCCTAATTATATTACGGATTACAAAGGCTATAAATTAGGAATGTCTATCCAAGAAATTGATCGCTTACACGCATATCGTAAAAAAGGAAAATTCGTAAACTCAGCAAAAGAGTTTCAAGAAATTACTCAGGTGTCAAATGCTTTTTTATCAAAGGTTAGTCCTTATTTCAAATTTCCAGATTGGGTAAAAAATAAAGGCGCTGCAACTTCAGAAAAGTTTTCTAAGTATTTGGCTAAAGAAAAAGAAAAGATTGTTCAAAAAGACATCAATTTTGCGTCAAGAGAAGATTTAATAGCGGTTTACGGAATTGGTGAAAAACTAGCAGATAAAATTTTACTGGAAAAAGAAAAATTAGGTGGATTTGTTAGCATGGAGCAGTTTCAATTTATTTGGGGAATTAGTCCAGAGGCAATTGCAGATTTAGAAAAACGTTTTGCAGTTAAGAATTCAATCGGAATTAAAAAAATTGCTATAAATGATTTGTCTCAGAAAGAATTAGCAAAATTCCCTTATTTCAATTACAGTATCGCTAAAGAAATTATCATCTATAGAACTATGAATAATGGAATAAAAAATGTAGATGATTTAACAAAAATTAAGGGAATGCCTAACGAAAAAATAAAAATAATCGCCCTATATTTGAATTTTTAA
- a CDS encoding sodium-dependent transporter translates to MSTNTESWGSRVGLILAMAGNAVGLGNFLRFPVQAVQNGGGAFIVPYLVCFLLMGIPLLFVEWSMGRFGGKSGHHSTPFILDSMDKRKFWKYIGVFGIFTNLAVAAYYCYLESWTLSWVWHSISRTFAGQSQEEVAGFFNSYVGLEMPLETILFWIVCLLLNTWILSKGLSGGVEKVAKVGMPLLILFGVFLAIMAFNVEAGVAGAINDASVGLNFLWTPDFSTIWSPKVWLAAAGQIFFTLSVGMGSIQCYASYVKKNDDIALNAMSAGWMNEFVEVVLGAAIIIPISVGYLGVDKVLEMTQTGGLGLGFKTLPFLFEQWGTVLAILCGVCWFGLLFFAGITSSLAMGTPVMGFLKDEFGWKHKNAAWAFGGLVFLLGLPTVLFFNYGVFDEYDYWAGTFSLVLFAFFEIILFSWVFGLSDLYDEWRNSDDVLPFKAMKKLPAWKEITTGADIKVPGIYKFIIKFVTPVFLGVVFFSSLPGVWDKITNKDIYQKIATTTDAKELEVLNDTILFVNASRLLLLLVFLGISYLVFVAYKKRKKEGRI, encoded by the coding sequence ATGTCAACAAATACAGAATCGTGGGGTTCACGAGTTGGACTTATCTTAGCTATGGCTGGAAATGCTGTAGGATTAGGTAATTTTTTAAGATTCCCAGTTCAAGCAGTACAAAACGGAGGAGGGGCCTTTATTGTGCCTTATTTAGTTTGTTTTTTATTAATGGGGATTCCATTATTGTTTGTGGAATGGAGTATGGGAAGATTTGGTGGAAAAAGTGGTCACCATAGTACGCCTTTCATTTTAGATAGTATGGATAAGAGAAAATTTTGGAAATACATTGGTGTTTTTGGAATTTTTACCAATTTAGCTGTAGCAGCTTATTATTGTTATCTTGAATCATGGACATTAAGTTGGGTTTGGCATAGTATTTCTAGAACTTTTGCAGGTCAATCGCAAGAGGAAGTAGCTGGATTTTTTAATAGCTATGTAGGTTTGGAAATGCCTTTAGAAACTATTTTATTTTGGATAGTGTGTTTGTTATTAAATACTTGGATATTATCAAAAGGATTGAGTGGTGGTGTTGAAAAAGTAGCAAAAGTTGGGATGCCTTTGTTAATTCTTTTTGGTGTTTTCTTAGCCATAATGGCTTTTAATGTAGAAGCAGGAGTTGCAGGCGCTATTAATGATGCATCAGTAGGTTTAAATTTTTTATGGACACCTGATTTTTCTACTATATGGTCTCCAAAAGTTTGGTTGGCTGCTGCTGGTCAAATCTTTTTTACACTTTCAGTTGGAATGGGTTCTATTCAATGTTATGCTTCTTATGTAAAAAAGAATGATGATATTGCCTTGAATGCAATGAGTGCTGGTTGGATGAATGAGTTTGTGGAAGTGGTTTTAGGTGCTGCAATTATTATTCCGATTTCAGTTGGATACCTAGGAGTAGATAAAGTGTTAGAGATGACGCAAACTGGTGGCTTAGGATTAGGCTTTAAAACATTACCATTCTTATTTGAACAATGGGGTACTGTTTTAGCAATCTTATGTGGAGTTTGTTGGTTTGGTTTATTGTTTTTTGCCGGAATTACTTCATCATTAGCAATGGGTACACCTGTTATGGGATTCTTAAAAGATGAATTTGGCTGGAAACACAAAAATGCTGCTTGGGCTTTTGGTGGCTTAGTGTTTTTGTTAGGTTTACCAACAGTTTTATTCTTTAATTACGGAGTTTTTGACGAGTATGATTATTGGGCAGGAACTTTTTCATTAGTTTTGTTTGCTTTTTTTGAAATAATATTGTTTTCATGGGTTTTTGGATTATCAGATTTATATGATGAATGGAGAAATTCTGATGATGTATTGCCATTTAAAGCAATGAAAAAATTGCCAGCTTGGAAAGAAATCACAACGGGTGCTGATATTAAAGTACCTGGTATATATAAATTTATCATCAAATTTGTTACACCAGTATTCTTGGGAGTTGTGTTTTTCTCAAGTTTACCAGGTGTATGGGATAAAATAACAAATAAAGATATTTATCAAAAAATTGCAACCACTACGGATGCTAAAGAATTAGAAGTGTTGAACGATACAATATTATTTGTAAATGCTTCAAGATTATTATTACTATTAGTATTCTTAGGAATTTCATATTTAGTGTTTGTAGCTTATAAAAAACGTAAAAAAGAAGGGAGAATATAA
- a CDS encoding PspC domain-containing protein: MIQNLLHFFEKHGFFVASRLADRLGMRATNVRLFFIYISFVTVGLGFGFYLTLAFLLKLKDMIKTKRSSVFDL, from the coding sequence ATGATTCAAAATCTATTACATTTTTTTGAAAAACATGGTTTTTTTGTGGCTTCTCGTTTAGCAGACCGTTTGGGTATGAGAGCTACCAATGTTCGATTGTTTTTTATCTATATTTCATTCGTTACAGTGGGTTTAGGTTTTGGGTTTTATCTTACATTAGCATTTCTATTAAAGCTAAAAGATATGATTAAAACTAAGAGAAGTTCAGTTTTTGACTTATAA